A single genomic interval of Clostridium facile harbors:
- the pyrF gene encoding orotidine-5'-phosphate decarboxylase gives MSMDRLIERIIELKNPTVAGLDPKLDYIPDFIKEYVVAEYGNTMQAAAKALFHFNKGLIKALCDVVPAIKPQCAYYEMYGFYGMEALHDTIAYAKENGMYVITDGKRNDIGTTMQAYATAHLGETQLFDGKKAAAFDGDALTVNGYLGSDGIKPLLDICKTYDKGIFALVKTSNPSSGELQDRLLDGKPVYEVMGEMCEQWGEEQRGKYGYSSVGAVVGATYPEQLTTLREKLPHTFFLVPGYGAQGGGAKDVAGAFKDGIGAVVNSSRGIMCAYQKMGMDGRDYAQAARLEAIRMRDDINSVL, from the coding sequence ATGTCTATGGATCGCCTGATTGAACGAATTATTGAGTTGAAAAACCCAACAGTAGCGGGATTGGACCCAAAACTGGATTATATTCCAGATTTCATTAAAGAATATGTGGTAGCGGAATACGGCAACACCATGCAGGCTGCTGCAAAAGCATTGTTCCATTTTAATAAAGGGCTGATTAAAGCGTTGTGCGATGTTGTTCCTGCGATCAAACCACAGTGTGCTTACTATGAAATGTACGGGTTTTATGGTATGGAAGCATTGCACGACACCATTGCCTATGCTAAGGAAAACGGTATGTATGTCATCACGGATGGAAAACGGAATGACATTGGAACCACCATGCAAGCATATGCCACTGCACATTTAGGAGAAACCCAACTGTTTGATGGTAAAAAAGCTGCGGCATTTGATGGTGATGCGTTGACAGTGAATGGATACCTAGGCAGCGATGGAATCAAACCACTATTGGATATTTGTAAAACCTATGATAAAGGAATTTTTGCTTTGGTGAAAACCTCCAATCCATCTTCTGGGGAATTGCAGGACAGATTACTGGATGGCAAACCTGTTTATGAAGTGATGGGCGAAATGTGTGAGCAATGGGGAGAAGAACAGCGCGGAAAATATGGCTACAGCTCAGTAGGCGCAGTAGTAGGCGCTACTTATCCGGAACAACTGACCACATTGCGTGAAAAATTGCCGCACACCTTTTTCCTAGTACCTGGTTATGGAGCCCAGGGTGGCGGAGCAAAAGATGTTGCCGGCGCATTTAAAGATGGTATTGGCGCGGTAGTAAACAGCTCCCGTGGTATTATGTGTGCTTATCAGAAAATGGGAATGGACGGCAGGGATTATGCCCAGGCTGCCCGTTTGGAAGCAATCCGTATGCGGGATGACATTAACAGTGTATTATAA
- the nifS gene encoding cysteine desulfurase NifS, whose product MNRFVYVDNSATTQVSDSVFQAMLPWLKDNYGNPSSIYSIAHEAKFAIDKAREQVANALGADPMEIYFTSCGSESDNWAIKSAARLGAAKGKKHIITTNFEHHAVLHTCQTLEKQGFEVTYLPVNEEGLVSAQQVADAIREDTILVTIMYANNEIGTIQPIEEIGKVCHEKGVWFHTDAVQAVGNVAIDVKEQKIDMLSLSGHKIHAPKGVGALYVRKGIVLPNYLDGGGQERGKRAGTENVAFIVALGQAITDAVKDIPAKQKYVSNLRDQLAKGIVEAIPKVRINGSMEHRLCGNLNVSFEGIEGESILLMLDFNGICASSGSACTSGSLDPSHVLLAIGLPHEIAHGSLRLSLAETNTQEDVDYILEKLPQIIQRLRDMSPVWNG is encoded by the coding sequence ATGAACCGTTTTGTTTATGTAGATAATTCTGCTACTACCCAGGTTTCTGATTCGGTTTTTCAAGCCATGTTGCCTTGGCTGAAGGATAACTATGGAAATCCAAGCAGTATCTATTCCATTGCCCACGAAGCAAAATTTGCGATTGATAAAGCAAGGGAACAGGTAGCCAACGCTTTGGGTGCTGATCCAATGGAAATTTATTTTACTTCCTGTGGTTCAGAATCTGACAACTGGGCGATTAAGTCCGCAGCCAGATTGGGTGCTGCAAAAGGGAAAAAGCATATTATTACCACTAATTTTGAACATCACGCGGTGCTGCATACTTGTCAGACATTAGAAAAGCAGGGATTTGAAGTAACCTACTTGCCGGTAAATGAGGAAGGATTGGTTTCAGCGCAACAGGTGGCGGATGCGATTCGGGAAGATACCATTTTAGTTACCATCATGTATGCGAACAATGAAATTGGCACCATCCAGCCAATTGAGGAAATCGGAAAGGTGTGCCACGAAAAAGGTGTTTGGTTCCACACAGATGCCGTGCAGGCAGTAGGAAACGTAGCGATTGATGTAAAAGAACAAAAGATAGATATGCTTTCATTGTCTGGTCATAAGATCCATGCCCCGAAAGGGGTAGGCGCCCTATATGTAAGGAAGGGGATTGTCTTACCAAACTATTTAGATGGTGGCGGTCAGGAACGTGGAAAGCGTGCTGGTACAGAAAACGTCGCTTTTATTGTAGCGTTGGGACAGGCGATTACCGATGCCGTAAAGGATATTCCAGCGAAACAAAAATATGTTTCTAACTTACGAGACCAGTTGGCAAAAGGGATTGTAGAAGCAATCCCAAAAGTACGCATTAATGGTTCAATGGAACACCGGCTATGTGGTAATTTAAATGTTTCCTTTGAAGGCATTGAAGGGGAATCCATTTTATTAATGTTGGATTTTAACGGGATTTGCGCTTCTTCTGGTTCCGCATGTACTTCCGGTTCTTTGGACCCATCCCATGTGCTTTTGGCAATTGGGTTGCCTCATGAGATCGCACATGGTTCTTTACGGTTGTCCTTAGCGGAAACCAATACCCAGGAAGATGTAGATTATATTTTGGAAAAATTGCCGCAGATTATCCAGCGGTTACGGGATATGTCCCCAGTATGGAATGGTTGA
- a CDS encoding dihydroorotase, whose amino-acid sequence MSILLKNGNVVGSQMVSQQNILVENGVIAYLGKDTPEADKVIDLNGLTVLPGLIDMHVHLRDPGFTHKEDIHTGCLAAAAGGVTSIACMPNTNPVTDSVEVLEYILDKAKDAPARVYPVASITEGLKGDQLTDMKRLIQAGAVAFSDDGRPVENAAFLQQAMMEAERLGVKVISHCEDLNIINGGIINKGVVSEKLGLPGMDRTSEDSITAREIAIAAATDTSIHIAHVSTEGSVALIRDAKRRGVKVTAETCPHYFILTESKLLKKDADYRMNPPLREERDRLAVLEGVLDGTLDCIVTDHAPHTAEEKADFVKAPNGVVGLETSLAASLTALYHTGMLSLVELANKMSRTPAKILGIPGGKIAVGKPADLAIVDLDEEWTVYPELLHSKSKNTVFKGRSFRGRVKMTMCRGEIVYDIL is encoded by the coding sequence ATGAGTATTTTACTCAAAAATGGAAATGTAGTGGGAAGCCAAATGGTATCCCAACAAAATATTTTAGTAGAAAATGGAGTAATCGCCTATTTAGGGAAAGATACCCCTGAGGCAGATAAAGTAATAGATTTGAATGGGTTAACTGTACTGCCGGGATTGATTGATATGCATGTACATTTACGTGACCCTGGTTTTACCCATAAGGAAGATATTCACACAGGCTGTTTGGCTGCGGCGGCAGGAGGGGTTACTTCTATTGCGTGTATGCCAAATACCAACCCGGTTACCGATAGTGTAGAAGTACTGGAGTATATTTTAGATAAGGCAAAAGACGCTCCAGCACGGGTATATCCAGTAGCTAGCATTACCGAAGGATTAAAAGGAGACCAGCTTACCGATATGAAACGGTTGATACAGGCTGGTGCGGTTGCTTTTTCTGATGATGGTAGGCCGGTGGAAAACGCGGCATTTTTACAGCAGGCTATGATGGAAGCGGAACGCCTTGGAGTGAAAGTCATCTCCCATTGTGAGGATTTGAATATTATCAATGGAGGCATTATCAATAAAGGCGTTGTGTCGGAGAAATTAGGGTTGCCAGGGATGGATCGGACCTCTGAGGACAGCATTACAGCAAGGGAAATCGCTATTGCTGCCGCAACAGATACTTCTATCCACATTGCCCATGTTAGTACGGAAGGCTCTGTTGCGCTAATTCGGGATGCGAAACGCCGTGGTGTCAAAGTGACAGCGGAAACTTGTCCTCATTATTTTATTTTGACGGAGAGCAAATTATTAAAAAAAGATGCGGACTACCGTATGAATCCACCTTTGAGGGAAGAACGGGACCGTCTAGCTGTGTTAGAAGGGGTGTTGGATGGTACTTTGGATTGTATCGTAACAGACCATGCCCCTCATACAGCAGAAGAAAAAGCGGATTTTGTCAAGGCTCCAAACGGTGTTGTAGGACTGGAAACCTCATTGGCAGCAAGCTTAACCGCTTTGTATCATACTGGTATGTTGAGTCTTGTGGAGTTGGCAAATAAAATGTCCAGGACGCCGGCCAAAATCTTAGGGATTCCAGGTGGAAAAATAGCGGTTGGAAAACCAGCGGATCTGGCTATTGTGGATTTGGATGAGGAGTGGACGGTATATCCAGAATTACTCCATTCCAAATCAAAGAATACTGTATTTAAAGGTAGAAGTTTCCGTGGTAGGGTAAAAATGACCATGTGCCGTGGAGAAATCGTGTATGATATTTTATAA
- the nifU gene encoding Fe-S cluster assembly scaffold protein NifU codes for MEYSAKVMDHFTNPRNVGEIEDANGIGEVGNAKCGDIMKMYLKVKDNIIEDVKFKTFGCGSAIATSSIATEMIKGKPISEALKLTNQAVVEALDGLPAVKIHCSVLAEQAIKAAIADYYKRQGIDPKPIVGDIPEDCEACHAH; via the coding sequence ATGGAATATTCAGCAAAAGTAATGGATCACTTTACAAACCCACGTAACGTTGGCGAAATTGAGGACGCGAACGGTATTGGAGAAGTGGGAAACGCTAAATGTGGCGATATTATGAAAATGTATTTGAAAGTAAAAGATAATATCATTGAGGACGTTAAATTTAAAACATTTGGCTGTGGCTCCGCAATTGCCACTTCCTCAATTGCCACAGAGATGATTAAAGGAAAACCGATCTCAGAAGCGCTGAAATTGACCAATCAGGCTGTTGTGGAAGCATTGGATGGGCTGCCAGCAGTAAAAATCCACTGCTCTGTTTTAGCGGAACAGGCAATTAAAGCAGCTATTGCAGATTATTACAAACGTCAGGGAATTGATCCAAAACCTATTGTTGGGGATATCCCAGAAGATTGTGAAGCTTGCCATGCTCACTAA
- the rnhA gene encoding ribonuclease HI, producing MKKVDIYTDGACSGNPGAGGWGAILRYGAHEKELSGGEAQTTNNRMELTAVIQALSLLKEPCQVVVHSDSKYIIDAIQQGWAIKWKANGWMRNKKEKALNPDLWQQLLQLLEIHQVEFHWIKGHAGHPENERCDRMAVAESQRYRQ from the coding sequence ATGAAAAAAGTTGACATCTATACGGATGGAGCATGTAGTGGAAATCCTGGTGCTGGCGGATGGGGAGCCATTTTACGGTATGGTGCTCATGAAAAGGAACTGTCTGGTGGAGAGGCACAAACTACGAATAACCGGATGGAACTGACCGCTGTTATTCAAGCATTGTCTTTGTTAAAGGAACCTTGCCAGGTGGTAGTACACAGTGATTCCAAATATATTATTGATGCGATCCAGCAGGGCTGGGCGATAAAATGGAAGGCAAACGGATGGATGAGAAATAAAAAAGAAAAAGCATTAAATCCGGATTTATGGCAACAATTATTACAGTTATTGGAGATTCACCAGGTGGAATTTCATTGGATAAAAGGGCACGCTGGACATCCAGAAAATGAACGTTGCGACCGGATGGCTGTAGCAGAATCTCAGAGATATCGGCAATAA
- the pyrR gene encoding bifunctional pyr operon transcriptional regulator/uracil phosphoribosyltransferase PyrR, giving the protein MTEKTIILDDKSMARAIARMAYQIIERNKGVENLTIVGIFSRGVEIAQRIAERIWEVEQKKIPVGFLDITPHRDDIQPDSSYQDRTDIPFGYTGKTVVLVDDVMYTGRSVRAAIDALMEHGRPQSVQLAVLIDRGHRELPFRPDYIGKNVPTSKNEQIKVSVVERDGIDKVAIVG; this is encoded by the coding sequence ATGACCGAAAAAACCATTATTTTGGATGATAAATCCATGGCAAGGGCGATTGCAAGAATGGCCTACCAGATTATTGAGCGCAATAAAGGGGTAGAGAACCTTACTATTGTAGGAATTTTTTCCCGTGGTGTGGAAATTGCCCAGCGAATTGCGGAGCGGATCTGGGAAGTAGAACAAAAAAAAATACCAGTTGGTTTTTTGGATATTACACCGCACAGGGATGATATCCAGCCGGATAGCAGTTACCAAGACCGTACAGATATCCCGTTTGGTTATACTGGCAAAACCGTAGTTTTGGTAGATGATGTAATGTACACTGGCAGAAGTGTTCGGGCGGCGATTGACGCATTGATGGAACATGGAAGGCCACAAAGTGTTCAACTGGCAGTGTTGATTGACCGTGGGCATCGGGAATTGCCTTTCCGTCCAGATTATATTGGTAAAAATGTTCCGACCTCAAAAAATGAGCAGATTAAAGTGTCTGTGGTAGAACGGGATGGAATTGATAAAGTAGCAATTGTAGGCTAG
- the ytvI gene encoding sporulation integral membrane protein YtvI, protein MQKQTEKRQDFLINAFYYLVVGGIVFILFRYLLPYLMPFIIGFSIAFLLKPVSHWIADHSMLSRRVAGVVVLIVVYGIISVLLWLLGAKLFHSLQEFFAHSTEYFEEYLLPLLKRFGIVTVDTVATISTDLASGTESLVQGVISSIQAGINELSGKAISSLADIGGKIPEFGFSFGFCLMSSFFILMDYHKVTSFFVKQVPQRWRPVLFEMKRHCSETLGCYFRAYLILMLVTFIELSIGFWVIGVHNPIITAGLVALLDALPLIGTGGILIPWILIEFIKGDYFLVIGLTIVYAIVTLVRNLMEPKVLGKQLGINPLLTLVAIYIGCKTMGVIGMIVFPMLLRVIINLHQSGSLHFWND, encoded by the coding sequence ATGCAAAAACAAACAGAAAAGCGGCAGGATTTTTTAATTAATGCTTTTTATTATTTAGTGGTTGGCGGAATTGTTTTTATTCTATTCCGGTATTTGTTGCCCTATTTGATGCCATTTATCATTGGATTTTCCATTGCTTTTTTACTCAAACCAGTTTCCCATTGGATAGCGGACCATTCCATGTTAAGCCGTAGAGTTGCTGGAGTAGTGGTTCTAATTGTCGTTTATGGAATAATCAGTGTTTTATTGTGGTTGCTTGGAGCAAAGCTATTTCACTCGTTGCAGGAATTTTTTGCACACAGCACAGAATATTTTGAAGAATACCTTCTTCCTTTGTTAAAGAGATTTGGAATTGTTACAGTAGATACTGTAGCCACTATTTCGACCGATCTTGCATCGGGAACAGAGAGCTTAGTACAAGGGGTTATTTCTAGTATCCAAGCCGGAATCAACGAATTATCTGGAAAAGCAATCTCTAGTTTGGCAGATATTGGAGGTAAAATACCTGAATTTGGATTTAGCTTTGGTTTTTGTTTGATGTCCTCCTTTTTTATTTTAATGGATTATCATAAAGTAACATCTTTTTTTGTCAAACAAGTTCCGCAACGCTGGCGTCCCGTCTTATTTGAAATGAAAAGGCACTGTTCTGAAACATTAGGTTGTTATTTTCGGGCTTACTTGATTTTAATGCTGGTTACTTTTATAGAATTATCCATTGGATTTTGGGTGATTGGTGTACACAACCCTATTATTACAGCAGGATTGGTCGCTTTATTGGATGCCCTGCCATTGATAGGAACAGGAGGGATTTTGATTCCTTGGATTTTAATAGAGTTTATAAAGGGAGATTACTTTCTTGTCATTGGATTAACGATTGTATATGCGATTGTAACATTAGTAAGAAATTTAATGGAGCCTAAAGTGTTGGGAAAACAGTTAGGAATAAACCCATTACTGACTTTAGTGGCAATTTATATTGGATGCAAAACAATGGGCGTTATTGGGATGATTGTATTTCCTATGTTATTGCGAGTAATCATCAATTTACATCAATCTGGAAGCTTACATTTTTGGAACGATTAA
- a CDS encoding YitT family protein has product MHTKKYKIDFLDEIKRIILIVLASVIMAINIKSFVDAGGLFPGGFNGLTLLIQRIGKSFFHISLPFSVINFLLNAIPAIISFKAIGKKFTVYSCVMIVLTSILTDCIPTIYITNDILLICIFGGLINGFAIGLCLMGRATSGGSDFIAVALSERLNIDAWNYIFLGNAAMLIIAGLLFGWNAALYSIIFQFASTQVVRILNFRYKRTTLFIISHKTEEIYQEIKEITHHGATLFHGVGLYNGEERTMLYSVISSDQVKEITKQIHKIDPQAFINVIRTDQISGKFYQKPND; this is encoded by the coding sequence ATGCATACAAAAAAATATAAAATAGATTTTTTGGATGAAATAAAGCGGATTATTTTAATTGTACTTGCTTCTGTAATTATGGCAATCAATATCAAAAGCTTTGTAGATGCTGGTGGTTTATTTCCAGGAGGTTTTAATGGGCTAACATTATTGATTCAACGGATTGGAAAGTCATTTTTTCATATTTCCTTACCATTCTCTGTTATTAACTTTTTATTGAACGCAATTCCAGCAATCATCAGTTTTAAAGCAATTGGCAAAAAATTTACTGTTTATTCTTGTGTTATGATTGTGTTAACCAGTATTTTGACCGACTGCATCCCGACTATTTATATTACAAACGATATCCTTTTAATCTGTATCTTTGGTGGGTTAATTAATGGATTCGCCATTGGTTTATGTTTGATGGGACGTGCTACCAGTGGAGGAAGTGATTTTATCGCTGTAGCTTTATCCGAACGATTAAATATTGATGCCTGGAATTATATCTTTCTGGGGAATGCGGCAATGTTAATTATTGCAGGCCTTTTATTTGGTTGGAACGCTGCACTATATTCGATTATCTTCCAATTTGCTTCTACCCAAGTGGTGCGTATTTTAAACTTTCGCTATAAAAGAACAACGCTATTTATTATTTCCCATAAAACAGAGGAAATTTATCAAGAAATTAAGGAAATTACTCACCATGGTGCTACCTTATTCCATGGTGTTGGATTGTATAACGGAGAAGAACGAACTATGTTATATTCCGTTATCTCCAGTGACCAGGTAAAAGAAATCACGAAACAAATCCATAAAATTGACCCTCAAGCCTTTATCAATGTCATCCGCACCGACCAAATTTCTGGAAAATTTTATCAAAAACCAAACGACTAA
- a CDS encoding YczE/YyaS/YitT family protein produces MNKIKLKKDCIPKRLLMVAMSVFFMSLGITLLQQSNFGNDPYSCLGFGVSGTTGIPFGIIFMSMEFVFLIFVLFTDRSKIGIGTLANMFLVGNLADVIRILYEMVFPTPSLLWIRIIFMIIGIIVLSFGASLYFTADLGVAPYDAVAPILGNRTPLAFRWWRVITDVLCVIGGFLLGSVVGVGTVITAFFMGPLVHWFNVHLSEPFLQRSQKKTL; encoded by the coding sequence GTGAACAAAATAAAATTGAAAAAAGATTGTATTCCAAAACGGCTGTTAATGGTAGCTATGAGCGTGTTTTTTATGAGTTTAGGAATCACCTTATTGCAGCAATCCAACTTTGGGAACGACCCTTACAGTTGTTTAGGGTTTGGGGTAAGTGGAACGACAGGGATTCCATTTGGTATTATTTTTATGTCAATGGAGTTTGTGTTTTTGATTTTTGTGCTATTTACTGACCGAAGCAAAATTGGTATTGGTACATTAGCAAACATGTTTTTAGTGGGAAACTTAGCGGATGTGATCCGTATTTTATATGAGATGGTATTTCCAACCCCAAGTTTACTGTGGATTCGTATTATTTTTATGATAATTGGGATTATCGTACTTTCCTTTGGGGCATCTTTATATTTTACCGCTGATTTAGGGGTCGCTCCCTACGATGCTGTTGCGCCAATTTTAGGAAACCGTACACCACTGGCCTTCCGTTGGTGGCGGGTGATTACAGATGTGCTTTGTGTCATCGGAGGATTCCTATTAGGTAGCGTAGTAGGGGTTGGGACTGTTATTACAGCGTTCTTTATGGGGCCATTGGTTCATTGGTTCAATGTTCATCTATCCGAGCCATTTCTACAACGTTCGCAGAAAAAGACGTTGTAG
- the hflX gene encoding GTPase HflX: protein MYDNTTEITKALLIGVDTGIFDIEQSLLELEELTKTAEAEVVGIFTQRRESYDSATCIGAGRLEEIAEFCKENQVDLIIFDDELTATQIRNIENATNVRVIDRTTLILDIFAQRARSKEGQLQVELAQQRYRLPRLAGMGVALSRLGAGIGTRGPGETKLESDKRHIRRRIAFLEKELEQLEKRRAMMRSRRKKDNVTTVAIVGYTNVGKSTLLNALTNAGVLAENKLFATLDPTARALELPDGKTVLLVDTVGLIRRLPHHLIEAFQSTLEEAANADLILHVCDVSSDEAAEQIQVTQQLLDELGCSNIPVLTVLNKCDKIAHQPYFAEKDCVMISAKTGFGFDHLLNRIAQSLEETSHRMKLLIPYSDTSFIAKIRATGKVFSEEYNEQGTLVDALVDRSLYEAAKSYLLEETE from the coding sequence ATGTACGATAATACAACCGAAATTACGAAAGCGTTATTAATTGGTGTTGACACTGGAATATTTGATATAGAGCAATCCTTGTTGGAGTTAGAGGAACTGACTAAGACTGCTGAGGCAGAAGTAGTGGGTATTTTTACCCAGCGCAGGGAAAGCTATGATAGCGCAACCTGTATTGGAGCGGGAAGGTTGGAAGAAATAGCGGAATTTTGTAAAGAAAACCAAGTAGACCTGATTATATTTGACGATGAGTTAACCGCTACGCAAATCAGGAATATTGAAAACGCAACAAACGTCCGGGTAATCGACCGCACAACATTAATTTTGGATATCTTCGCCCAACGCGCTAGGTCAAAAGAAGGACAGCTACAGGTGGAATTGGCGCAACAGCGGTACCGTTTGCCCCGTTTAGCGGGTATGGGGGTTGCGTTGTCCCGTTTGGGAGCTGGGATTGGAACCCGTGGCCCTGGGGAAACCAAATTGGAAAGTGATAAACGCCATATCAGACGAAGGATCGCTTTTTTAGAAAAAGAGCTGGAACAGTTGGAAAAACGCCGTGCCATGATGCGCAGCCGCCGGAAAAAAGACAATGTTACTACAGTTGCCATTGTAGGGTATACCAATGTTGGAAAATCCACTTTGTTGAACGCGCTGACCAATGCTGGTGTTTTAGCAGAAAATAAACTCTTTGCTACCCTTGACCCTACAGCGAGGGCACTGGAATTACCCGATGGAAAAACTGTGTTACTGGTGGATACTGTTGGGTTGATACGGCGTTTGCCCCACCATCTAATCGAAGCCTTTCAATCCACTTTGGAAGAAGCGGCAAATGCGGATTTAATCCTACATGTATGTGATGTTTCCAGTGATGAAGCTGCGGAACAGATTCAGGTTACCCAACAGCTTTTAGATGAACTGGGATGCAGTAATATTCCGGTTTTAACTGTGTTGAACAAATGTGATAAAATTGCCCATCAGCCTTATTTTGCGGAAAAAGATTGCGTGATGATCAGCGCGAAAACCGGCTTTGGGTTTGACCATCTGCTAAACCGGATTGCCCAGAGTTTGGAAGAGACATCTCACCGGATGAAATTATTAATTCCTTATTCTGACACTAGTTTTATCGCCAAAATCCGAGCTACTGGCAAAGTGTTTTCAGAGGAATATAATGAACAGGGAACGTTGGTTGACGCTTTGGTAGACCGAAGCCTTTATGAAGCCGCAAAAAGTTATTTACTGGAGGAGACAGAATGA
- a CDS encoding HAD family hydrolase → MINSVIFDIDGTITDTEYPAMEALRITLEQKAGLHYTHEQLKKYFGIPSADTLVALNVPDPDGSIVKSWSSLFCEMAKEHTKIFDEIVPILDILKANKITLGVVTSKNKIEFNESFVPLGLCDYFKACVDSEMTEKHKPFADPLNKFFELTGAFKQNALYIGDSIFDYQTARAAGVTFALAGWGCCNPEGIFPDYYFHRPTDLLNLL, encoded by the coding sequence ATGATCAACAGTGTAATATTTGATATTGATGGAACAATTACAGACACCGAGTATCCAGCAATGGAAGCATTGCGTATCACATTGGAGCAGAAAGCAGGGTTACATTATACCCATGAACAGCTAAAAAAATATTTTGGAATTCCTTCTGCGGATACTTTGGTAGCGTTGAATGTACCCGACCCAGATGGCTCTATTGTGAAGAGCTGGAGTAGCTTGTTTTGCGAAATGGCGAAGGAACACACAAAAATATTTGATGAAATTGTTCCTATATTGGATATTTTAAAAGCCAATAAAATTACATTAGGAGTCGTTACATCCAAAAATAAGATAGAATTTAACGAGAGTTTTGTCCCATTAGGGCTATGCGATTATTTTAAAGCATGTGTAGATTCTGAGATGACAGAGAAGCATAAGCCGTTTGCCGACCCGTTAAATAAATTTTTTGAATTGACAGGAGCGTTTAAACAGAACGCGCTGTACATTGGAGATAGTATTTTTGATTACCAGACAGCCCGTGCAGCTGGGGTGACATTTGCTTTGGCTGGCTGGGGATGTTGTAATCCAGAAGGTATTTTTCCGGATTACTATTTCCATCGTCCCACGGATTTGTTAAATTTATTATGA